In Colletotrichum higginsianum IMI 349063 chromosome 1, whole genome shotgun sequence, one genomic interval encodes:
- a CDS encoding Proline iminopeptidase — MASRVIGAAKLLSKRSHVIPGKLLVSELFFEVPKDYSNQSSGVLQLFGRSVTKHERPVVPPSETEKKQAEQKPWLVFLQGGPGFGNPEPQDSPVTHTALERGYQVLFLDYRGVGLSSPVSAATLALQGNAEKQADHLKLLRQDNIVNDLEAVRACLTSDFPEEKKKWSLFGQSFGGFVSLTYLSRFPQGLREVFLTGGLAPVGKIPEQVYEATFKKVMERNKAYYEKYPEDIESVHRVARFIQEKKRVNLPGGGFMTVPRLLTLGIAFGAHGGLDSVHSNILKLKTDLDQFGFFTRASLADFEQATSFDSNIIYAILHEAIYTEKPGVASNWAAYRVGKALEEFSWLENEPAISEYTAAPLYFSGEMIFPLHFETYPELVELREAAEILAKFDEWPELYDQEQLRKNTVPVYAAGYIDDMYVDYNFAKETAALVKGTKVYETNQLYHSALRGRTADVMRELFRLRDDPID, encoded by the exons ATGGCCTCCAGAGTGATTGGCGCAGCGAAGCTGCTCAGCAAGAGATCACACGTAATCCCAG GGAAACTCCTAGTCTCGGAGCTCTTTTTTGAGGTTCCGAAAGACTACAGCAACCAGTCATCGGGCGTTCTTCAACTGTTCGGTAGAAGTGTCACCAAGCACGAGAGGCCCGTCGTCCCTCCCAGCGAGACCGAGAAGAAACAGGCCGAGCAGAAGCCATGGCTGGTGTTTCTACAAGGAGGGCCCGGTTTTGGTAACCCCGAGCCCCAGGACAGTCCTGTCACCCATACTGCTCTGGAACGCGGCTACCAAGTTCTGTTCCTTGACTATCGAGGAGTCGGGCTTAGCTCGCCTGTGTCCGCTGCTACACTTGCTCTCCAGGGTAACGCCGAAAAGCAAGCCGACCACCTTAAGTTGCTCCGCCAGGACAATATTGTGAATGACCTGGAAGCTGTCAGAGCGTGTCTTACCAGCGATTTCccggaggagaagaagaagtggtCTCTCTTCGGCCAATCGTTTGGTGGCTTCGTCTCCCTGACTTACCTTTCCAGATTCCCACAAGGGCTGCGAGAGGTCTTCCTGACTGGCGGTCTTGCACCTGTTGGCAAGATACCCGAGCAGGTGTATGAGGCAACTTTCAAGAAGGTCATGGAGCGAAACAAGGCCTACTACGAGAAATATCCCGAGGACATTGAGTCTGTCCATCGAGTGGCCCGTTTCATTcaggaaaaaaagagagtAAATCTCCCTGGCGGCGGATTTATGACCGTCCCAAGGCTACTCACCCTGGGAATCGCCTTTGGCGCTCACGGTGGCCTTGACTCTGTGCACTCGAACATACTCAAGTTGAAGACGGATCTAGACCAATTTGGCTTCTTCACGCGTGCTTCCCTTGCGGACTTCGAGCAGGCCACGTCGTTTGACAGCAACATAATCTACGCCATCTTACACGAGGCAATCTACACCGAGAAGCCAGGCGTGGCGTCCAACTGGGCGGCTTACCGGGTCGGCAAGGCTTTAGAGGAGTTCTCGTGGTTAGAGAACGAGCCCGCCATTTCCGAATATACGGCTGCTCCTCTGTACTTCTCCGGCGAGATGATCTTCCCGCTTCATTTCGAGACATACCCGGAGCTGGTCGAACTGCGCGAAGCTGCCGAGATTCTTGCCAAGTTTGACGAGTGGCCCGAGCTGTATGACCAAGAGCAGTTGCGAAAGAACACTGTGCCAGTGTACGCTGCTGGCTACATCGACGACATGTACGTCGACTACAATTTCGCCAAGGAGACAGCAGCCCTCGTGAAAGGCACCAAGGTTTACGAGACGAACCAACTGTATCACTCGGCGCTGCGTGGCCGGACGGCGGATGTTATGCGAGAGCTTTTTAGGCTGAGGGACGACCCCATCGATTAG
- a CDS encoding DEAD/DEAH box helicase codes for MASNNGIWHKTSVEVVKEQSHSRHTIAGQKRPRSESEHPTAPRPTTLPSHTTHVHRASSLPTGPPKLTASPIISLAVAPQVPSEYSQRRNVPSTPSSSSDPLLALAHPFYGLPRQLVRNFYSLGIRIMYPWQKTCLRGPGLLAGERNLVYSAPTGGGKSLVADGKSAPFPRVLEDKNAKVLLILPYVALVQEKVRWLRNIVQGVSKPKDEVEDTKRIWRRRADEDSIRVIGFFGGSKIKPTWSDFDIGVCTIEKGNALVNTAIDDCSIKHLKAVVLDELHMIDDDHRGYLMELMGTKLLTLPQPIQIIGMSATMSNINLLASWLGAHSYETRYRPVPIEEHLVYDGNVYPAATTSELLNTASRLKTGTQPAQQASRAVRRVEPSSHKEFQDPVLNAVVSLASETARAGYGALVFASSRYGCEYDARWIARVMPTQDELDPDLVEKRVDLLAELRSLGTGLDPVLEETVPMGVAFHQERDLIANAYDAGVIKVCIATCSLAAGINLPARRVILHNARMGRDFVGPSMLRQMRGRAGRKGKDEVGETYLCCRKDDLEQVVELMHAEMPQITSGLMTDKQRIQRALLEVIAVRLATSRCALDEYVSKTLLSHSGSFDSLRSCVEASLQNLQATNFVTTDVCGNYQPTKLGKAIVASALDPDDGVFIHKELERALQAFVMDGEMHILYTFTPVQDFGHNINWRVFRNEMENLDGSGHRVLGFLGLKRAVINRLAQGSTLKEATAEEKETARVHRRFYMAFELRDLCNEMPIHAVARKYDVPRGAVQTLSQTCHGFAAGMIKFCEHMGWGMMAAALDHFSDRLRAGAKADLLALAQITFVKSRTARVFWENGFRSVAAVANADPNELLPILMQAQPSKLRIKEQESMKYEEKLMAKAKVISDSANRLWQIQMQQEVYEEE; via the exons ATGGCCTCCAATAACGGCATATGGCATAAGACTTCCGTTGAGGTCGTCAAAGAGCAGAGCCACAGTCGCCATACCATTGCTGGACAAAAACGGCCTCGCTCAGAATCCGAACATCCCACTGCACCGAGACCGACAACGCTGCCGAGCCATACGACGCATGTGCATCGAGCGTCGAGTCTGCCTACAGGCCCTCCAAAGCTCACAGCAAGCCCGATAATCTCCTTGGCCGTTGCTCCCCAGGTCCCTTCTGAATATAGTCAGCGACGGAATGTCCCGTCCACgccatcttcgtcttcggaCCCATTGCTTGCTCTCGCTCATCCATTTTACGGGCTTCCTCGGCAGTTGGTACGGAACTTTTACAGCCTTGGTATTAGAATCATGTACCCGTGGCAAAAGACTTGCCTGCGAGGACCAGGTCTTCTTGCCGGGGAGAGAAACCTTGTCTACAGCGCCCCAACTGGAGGTGGGAAGTCTTTGGTGGCTGATGGCAAGTCAGCTCCTTTTCCTAG GGTGCTCGAGGACAAGAATGCCAAAGTCCTGCTTATCCTGCCTTACGTGGCACTCGTGCAAGAAAAAGTGCGTTGGTTGCGGAATATTGTTCAAGGCGTATCGAAACCCAAGGATGAGGTTGAGGATACGAAACGTATatggagaagacgggccGATGAAGACTCAATCAGGGTCATTGGCTTTTTTGGGGGGAGCAAAATCAAACCCACTTGGTCCGACTTTGATATTGGGGTCTGTACCATTGAGAAG GGCAACGCACTCGTCAACACAGCGATTGACGATTGTTCAATCAAGCATCTGAAGGCGGTTGTCTTGGATGAGCTCCACATGATCGACGATGATCACCGCGGATATCTCATGGAGTTGATGGGGACCAAACTTCTTACCTTGCCTCAGCCGATACAGATCATCGGCATGAGTGCTACCATGTCT AACATCAATCTCCTGGCCAGTTGGCTCGGGGCTCATTCGTATGAGACACGCTACCGCCCAGTGCCGATCGAAGAACATCTTGTTTATGATGGAAATGTTTACccggcagcgacgacgagtgAGCTGCTCAATACAGCCAGTCGCTTGAAAACAGGAACACAGCCAGCACAACAGGCTTCGAGGGCGGTACGACGGGTTGAGCCATCGAGCCACAAGGAGTTCCAAGACCCAGTGCTGAACGCCGTTGTCTCACTCGCCAGCGAGACAGCCAGAGCGGGATACGGAGCTCTGGTATTTGCCAGCAGTCGTTACGGTTGTGAATATGACGCCCGATGGATTGCCAGAGTCATGCCGACGCAGGACGAGCTCGATCCCGACCTGGTCGAAAAACGTGTAGATTTACTTGCGGAGCTACGCAGTCTCGGGACGGGTCTTGACCCGGTACTCGAGGAGACGGTGCCCATGGGTGTGGCATTCCATC AGGAACGTGATCTGATTGCCAATGCATACGACGCCGGTGTTATCAAAGTGTGCATAGCCACGTGTAGCCTGGCAGCCGGCATCAACTT ACCGGCACGAAGAGTGATTCTCCATAATGCCCGCATGGGCCGAGATTTTGTCGGGCCTTCAATGCTCCGGCAGATGCGAGGACGAGCCGGTCGGAAGGGGAAGGACGAAGTCGGAGAGACCTACCTGTGCTGCCGAAAGGACGATCTCGAGCAGGTAGTCGAGCTCATGCATGCCGAAATGCCCCAGATCACAAGCGGTCTAATGACAGACAAACAGCGAATTCAGAG GGCTTTGCTAGAGGTCATTGCCGTGAGGTTAGCAACAAGCAGATGTGCGCTCGACGAGTACGTGAGCAAGACGTTGCTGAGCCACTCTGGCTCTTTCGACTCTCTGCGGAGCTGCGTTGAAGCGAGCCTGCAAAACCTTCAAGCAACCAATTTTGTGACGACAGATGTTTGCGGCAACTACCAACCAACGAAACTAGGCAAGGCAATTGTAGCGTCTGCTCTGGATCCCGATGATGGGGTTTTCATTCACAAAGAACTGGAGAGGGCACTCCAGGCATTCGTCATGGATGGGGAAATGCATATCCTCTATACCTTCACCCCTGTTCAGGACTTCGGCCACAACATCAACTGGCGAGTGTTCCGGAACGAGATGGAGAACCTTGACGGCAGCGGGCATCGAGTTCTCGGGTTCCTCGGACTCAAACGTGCTGTGATCAACCGGCT GGCGCAGGGTAGCACACTGAAAGAAGCGACTGCCGAGGAGAAAGAGACGGCTCGTGTGCACCGTCGGTTCTACATGGCCTTTGAATTACGAGACTTGTGCAACGAGATGCCTATCCACGCCGTTGCGCGCAAGTACGACGTGCCCCGGGGCGCCGTCCAGACTCTTTCGCAGACGTGCCATGGGTTTGCAGCTGGGATGATCAAGTTCTGCGAACACATGGGCTGGGG AATGATGGCTGCCGCGCTGGATCACTTTTCGGACAGGTTAAGAGCAGGCGCCAAAGCAGATTTGCTGGCCTTGGCGCAAATCACATTCGTCAAGAGCAGGACAGC GAGAGTTTTCTGGGAAAACGGCTTTCGCAGCGTTGCGGCCGTCGCGAACGCAGACCCCAACGAACTTTTGCCGATTCTCATGCAG GCCCAACCGAGTAAACTGCGCATCAAGGAGCAGGAAAGCATGAAATACGAGGAAAAGCTCATGGCCAAGGCTAAGGTCATTTCAGACTCGGCCAACCGACTGTGGC AAATCCAGATGCAACAGGAGGTCTACGAGGAAGAATAA
- a CDS encoding Carboxylic ester hydrolase, producing the protein MPSMTSGALAAVLTALVAACGVSGAAVQTRQEQQSTHILADLDYGIFQGAYSQQYNISYWQKIPYAAPPVGENRFRGPQPPAAVEGGVYDSSQPFDMCPQRTVNGSEDCLYLGLYSRPWTKGQPLKPVVVTFYGGGFIQGSAYFNIPPSAYPILNVSTSSDMMFIYPNYRTNAFGLLPGKEIAADPKSDLNPGLLDQEAVLKWTKKYVQHFGGNPDDVTVWGQSAGGGSVLAQALGRGGKQKLFRKAMASSPFWPKTYAYDSPEAQALYDELAARTGCAGPDSLACLKKADVQAIRDASLVISGSHVTNTSSFTWSPVIDGDFLQEPLSSAAAAGKVNMELAFAMHNTHEGENFLPAGLQSAADAGSPPFNSSDASFDKWLRGFLPGFGDCEIEGVKRLYPANGTTETISYDTNYVRAGLIYRDVVLSCPALWFAGAAPKGGWLGEYSLNPSKHASDTVWWNQINAVQKSDPARYQGYAGAFASFFQTGDPNALKLSPSTAAGVPSLNESKEWVIEAAGFATADLGQLEKRCGFWKKTAAKIPM; encoded by the exons ATGCCGTCAATGACCTCAGGAGCacttgccgccgtcctcaCTGCGCTCGTCGCGGCTTGCGGCGTGTCCGGTGCCGCAGTCCAGACGCGACAAGAGCAGCAGTCGACGCATATTCTGGCGGATCTTGACTACGGCATCTTCCAGGGTGCGTACTCCCAGCAGTACAACATCTCGTACTGGCAGAAGATCCCGTACGCTGCGCCGCCCGTGGGCGAGAATCGGTTTCGGGGACCCCAGCCCCCGGCGGCTGTGGAGGGCGGTGTGTACGACTCCAGCCAGCCGTTTGATATGTGCCCCCAGCGGACG GTGAACGGTTCCGAAGACTGCCTGTACCTCGGCCTCTACTCCCGCCCCTGGACCAAAGGTCAGCCTCTGAAGCCCGTAGTCGTCACCTTttacggcggcggcttcatACAGGGTTCGGCCTACTTCAACATcccgccctcggcgtacCCGATTCTCAAcgtctcgacctcgtccgacATGATGTTTATCTACCCCAACTACCGCACCAACGCcttcggcctcctccctGGTAAGGAGATCGCGGCTGACCCCAAGTCGGACCTGAACCCGGGGTTGCTAGACCAAGAGGCCGTGTTGAAATGGACCAAGAAGTACGTTCAGCACTTTGGCGGCAACCCGGACGATGTGACGGTGTGGGGCCAGTCGGCGGGCGGTGGCAGCGTCTTGGCCCAGGCTCTCGGCAGGGGAGGGAAGCAGAAGTTGTTCCGCAAGGCGATGGCGAGCAGCCCCTTCTGGCCCAAGACGTATGCCTACGACAGCCCCGAGGCGCAGGCTCTCTACGACGAGCTCGCTGCTCGTACGGGATGCGCTGGGCCCGACAGCTTGGCCTGTCTGAAGAAGGCCGACGTCCAGGCCATCCGAGATGCCAGTCTCGTCATCTCAGGCTCTCATGTGACGAACACGTCCTCCTTCACCTGGTCTCCCGTCATCGATGGGGACTTCTTGCAGGAACCGCTGTCTtcggctgccgccgccggcaaggtgAACATGGAGCTGGCCTTTGCCATGCATAACACGCACGAGGGCGAGAATTTCCTGCCCGCTGGTCTCCAGAGCGCGGCGGACGCGGGATCGCCACCCTTCAACTCCAGCGACGCCTCATTCGATAAGTGGCTGAGAGGATTCCTCCCGGGCTTCGGCGACTGCGAGATCGAAGGCGTGAAGAGGTTGTACCCTGCGAACGGCACCACCGAGACGATTTCGTATGACACGAACTACGTGCGGGCAGGCCTCATTTACCGGGACGTCGTTTTGTCGTGCCCGGCACTGTGGTTTGCCGGTGCTGCGCCAAAGGGTGGGTGGCTTGGGGAGTACTCGCTCAACCCATCGAAGCATGCCAGCGATACTGTTTGG TGGAACCAGATCAACGCCGTGCAGAAGTCGGACCCTGCTCGTTACCAAGGCTATGCTG GTGCTTTCGCCTCTTTCTTTCAGACTGGCGACCCCAACGCCCTCAAGTTGTCACCCTCGACAGCTGCAGGCGTACCATCCCTCAATGAGAGCAAGGAATGGGTGATTGAGGCGGCGGGATTCGCGACCGCTGACCTGGGTCAGCTGGAGAAGAGATGTGGATTCTGGAAAAAGACGGCTGCAAAGATACCCATGTGA
- a CDS encoding BAH domain-containing protein — protein sequence MAQKTQPASSSEDQSPSATPSAQDASDSTQPAVSGASTSKAASAAQKLHQTELDAALRNTSQSMAKSSPTGSDPAAKDAGIEAANPYGTRSRNRNGSSRPNYAEDKDLDVDMYDYAPEKKDQESKKSARHSNVSATSAQEGARANGSTRKALPSDDTKPTTPQNGAKDVQPSNPPATPQTPATTTSTQPSKKRKAASHAATATSQAHASAATPSGTGTGASRKTASGPYASSYAETNMLSFGNSRAVPRDGKLVADDGTVLAPNGEPYYLGRIMEFLHMQNDQTKPVDALRINWFYRPKDIGKKVNDTRLVFATMHSDISPLTALRGKCQILHKAEIPNMDEYRKISDCFWYEKLYDRYIQKNYDLIPTSTIVNVPERVKKVLDERWKFVIVEQGRGKEFTSAVKLCKRCSGYCASNDSVDCAVCKKTYHMNCVRPPLLKKPSRGFAWSCAACSRAQERKLEARHTPNLLDPVGDGDDEDLYDDDEDEMQIDTERTSPADDDDSHRTGTAEQIYQASLWPWRYLGIHCKPEDALDYDDRIYPRASTRIGPKHQAPVLPWPGQPVQYQKPLEIKRTGKKGPGLSKEALAALEAEKSRRENRPKWVQDEPPGYVARGEDYDSDDPNATATRLWAPPPLSDRNKDWEAKVDQYMKKAEELAPKFGLPKNSTNLHDVALETYFHSGYNEERAVKLFSEVDKAAFKEPDLTATEQKKFEEGVGKYGSELYLVKRHVKTVPPGTIVRYYYTWKKTAQGKQIWGNFQNRKSKKEAKKAEVAASKLQDDIADDADDSAFDCGKAHNKKKGFVCKFCHTKYSRQWRRAPNASGTPVSESGGKNSTKDKNNQYIQALCRRCAELWRRYAIQWEDVDEVAKKIAQAGGRAWKKRQDEELLKELEAAKEMHTYWNTPPPVSAPEPVTAAPIPPSEPPRKKLKGSAPDRDSEPLASDSAPVAAPVKRKEKAAEKPAPPPVPEIPKPKTMPCAICDQLEPLGDQHLSCRECRLTVHRNCYGVVDNRNPGKWTCDMCANDKSPQVSIQYKCVLCPVENTEHDFVEQPKISASKKKSEKEKERERLEREQAQKAADYYRKKQEENNRPVNPREPLKRTADNNWVHVTCAVWTAEVKFGNAKALSPSEGIPSIPRTRYDEVCKACGFKGGACVACHHCRNPVHVECARQQGYVLGFDITPVKGSRRDQFNLVTINGESGVMAATVWCKDHVPTKSVIHRIHDIVNDDGLNALQLYVQSYKQADLTLTGTVRKANLMANAAAKLGGVPVTSGPRRASTTTLPTNGVAHSGNNNNNNNNNNNNTTTNNSSSSNTNNDETSSDHQAGEKICITCGIDVSLKWWPIENSDERELTNGHYGSLGSEAQKFVEQRKFQCHKCRKLKRKPNPHPPKDPSPVIEAVRLVPPPLPVVPPHHALAAPPPGPPPLRSPPTTGPEARARSLSSYAWVAPAPPPPPPASQPTAAPPPAVPTAPPVQAAPAPPPIPPPAPHQAPSPYGPPPAPRYGDWHSRPPARHGSPPQRPPPFQPLSTLRPPPMAVPAHTPMPAAVPNGHMGQPAHNGMPPSSLVPGPGSMSHGSHGTHGTHGPHSSHGSHGSHGSHGSHGSQYIHPYRQSSHGLPLGLPNGGPPQRGPDAFAQGLLPQRAPYGSPPAHDAGGPLRTPNMRPANEPPRPAGASTSPSLRNLLS from the exons ATGGCGCAGAAAACACAACCTGCCAGCAGTTCTGAGGACCAATCTCCCAGTGCCACTCCATCTGCACAAGACGCCTCGGATTCCACGCAACCTGCCGTTTCGGGCGCGTCAACCTCCAAGGCAGCCTCTGCCGCCCAGAAATTGCATCAGACAGAGCTCGACGCGGCACTGCGCAATACCTCGCAATCCATGGCTAAGTCGTCCCCCACGGGTTCAGACCCAGCCGCAAAGGATGCTGGCATTGAGGCCGCAAACCCCTACGGGACGCGGTCACGAAACCGCAATGGATCTTCGCGCCCAAACTACGCAGAGGACAAGGACCTGGATGTGGACATGTACGACTACGCCCCAGAGAAGAAAGATCAGGAGTCTAAGAAATCGGCGCGTCACAGCAATGTGTCGGCGACGTCCGCCCAGGAGGGCGCGCGCGCCAACGGGTCAACCCGTAAAGCTCTCCCCTCTGACGACACAAAGCCAACCACTCCTCAGAACGGAGCAAAGGACGTGCAGCCATCAAACCCACCCGCAACACCGCAAACACCGGCTACGACAACCTCCACGCAACCCTCAAAAAAGCGCAAGGCAGCTTCACACGCTGCGACTGCGACTTCTCAGGCCCATGCTTCTGCAGCGACACCATCCGGCACAGGCACAGGGGCATCACGAAAGACGGCGTCGGGCCCCTACGCTAGCTCATACGCAGAGACCAACATGCTCAGTTTTGGGAATTCTCGTGCGGTTCCTCGAGATGGGAAGTTAGTGGCAGATGACGGTACCGTACTAGCACCCAATG GGGAGCCATACTATCTAGGCCGCATCATGGAGTTTCTCCACATGCAGAATGACCAGACCAAACCGGTGGATGCACTTCGCATCAATTGGTTCTACAGGCCCAAGGACATTGGCAAAAAGGTCAATGACACGCGCCTGGTGTTTGCGACAATGCACTCCGATATTAGCCCTCTCACAGCTTTGCGTGGCAAGTGCCAGATCCTGCACAAAGCGGAAATTCCCAACATGGACGAGTACCGAAAGATTTCGGATTGCTTCTGGTATGAGAAACTCTACGACCGATACATCCAGAAAAATTACGACCTTATTCCCACATCGACAATCGTGAACGTGCCCGAGAGGGTTAAGAAAGTGCTTGATGAGCGCTGGAAATTCGTTATTGTGGAGCAGGGACGCGGAAAAGAGTTCACCAGCGCAGTGAAGCTCTGTAAGCGATGCAGCGGCTACTGTGCAAG TAATGACTCAGTTGACTGTGCTGTGTGTAAGAAAACATACCACATGAACTGCgtccggccgccgctgctgaaAAAGCCTTCCAGAGGCTTCGCCTGGTCCTGCGCTGCCTGCAGCCGCGCTCAGGAACGTAAACTGGAGGCCCGACACACTCCCAACCTTCTGGATCccgttggcgacggcgatgatgaggatctctacgatgacgacgaggacgagatgcAGATTGACACCGAGCGAACGAgccccgccgacgacgacgactcccATCGCACCGGCACTGCGGAGCAAATCTACCAAGCCAGCCTCTGGCCTTGGCGGTACCTCGGAATACACTGTAAGCCCGAGGATGCTCTTGATTATGACGATCGGATTTACCCTCGTGCCAGTACTCGAATTGGTCCCAAACATCAAGCCCCTGTGCTTCCATGGCCCGGCCAGCCCGTGCAGTACCAGAAGCCTCTTGAAATCAAGAGAACGGGAAAGAAGGGCCCAGGTTTGTCGAaggaggcgctggcggcTTTGGAGGCCGAAAAATCCCGTCGCGAGAACCGTCCCAAGTGGGTGCAGGACGAGCCTCCAGGTTATGTGGCAAGAGGCGAAGATTACGACAGTGACGATCCGAATGCGACGGCCACCCGTCTATGGGCCCCGCCTCCATTGTCGGACAGAAACAAAGACTGGGAGGCCAAAGTCGATCAGTATATGAAGAAGGCAGAAGAACTGGCGCCCAAGTTCGGTCTGCCCAAAAACTCGACTAACCTTCACGACGTCGCCCTGGAGACGTATTTTCACAGTGGCTACAACGAAGAACGCGCGGTCAAACTGTTTTCGGAAGTGGATAAAGCAGCTTTCAAAGAGCCCGATCTGACAGCAACGGAACAGAAGAAATTCGAAGAAGGTGTCGGCAAGTATGGGTCCGAGCTTTATCTGGTCAAACGACACGTCAAGACAGTCCCGCCCGGGACAATTGTGCGATACTACTATACCTGGAAGAAGACTGCGCAAGGCAAGCAGATATGGGGTAACTTTCAGAATAGGAAGAGTAAAAAGGAGGCCAAAAAGGCAGAGGTCGCGGCGAGCAAGCTCCAagacgacatcgccgacgatgccgacgactCTGCGTTTGATTGCGGCAAAGCGcacaacaagaagaagggcttCGTGTGCAAGTTCTGTCACACAAAATACTCAAGACAGTGGAGGCGAGCACCCAACGCATCAGGCACTCCCGTGAGCGAGAGTGGCGGCAAAAACTCGACTAAGGATAAGAACAACCAGTATATCCAAGCTCTCTGCCGTAGATGCGCCGAGCTTTGGCGGCGATATGCTATTCAGTGGGAAGATGTCGACGAGGTGGCCAAAAAGATCGCCCAGGCAGGAGGCCGGGCCTGGAAGAAGCGGCAGGACGAGGAGCTACTCAAGGAactcgaggccgccaaggaaaTGCACACGTACTGGAACACGCCTCCGCCGGTCAGTGCTCCGGAGCCGGTCACTGCAGCCCCTATACCCCCGAGCGAACCACCCCGCAAGAAGCTGAAGGGATCCGCTCCGGACAGAGACTCGGAACCGTTGGCGTCGGATTCTGCTCCTGTTGCCGCCCCCGTCAAAAGGAAGGAGAAAGCAGCTGAGAAGCCAGCCCCCCCACCGGTTCCCGAGATTCCGAAACCCAAGACTATGCCGTGCGCAATTTGCGATCAGTTGGAACCACTGGGAGACCAGCATCTCTCTTGCAGAGAGTGCCGGTTGACAGTGCACCGCAACTGCTACGGAGTTGTCGACAACAGAAACCCTGGCAAATGGACTTGTGATATGTGCGCCAACGACAAGAGCCCGCAAGTTTCAATC CAATACAAATGTGTCTTGTGCCCTGTGGAGAACACAGAACATGATTTTGTCGAGCAGCCCAAAATTTCTGCTTCCAAGAAGAAGTcagaaaaggagaaggaacGCGAAAGACTCGAGCGTGAACAAGCGCAGAAGGCCGCCGACTATTACAGGAAGAAGCAGGAGGAGAACAACCGGCCAGTAAACCCTCGGGAACCTCTGAAACGCACTGCAGACAACAACTGGGTTCATGTCACTTGTGCCGTTTGGACAGCGGAAGTCAAGTTTGGCAACGCCAAGGCACTGAGTCCGTCCGAGggcatcccatccatccctcgGACGAGGTATGATGAGGTTTGCAAGGCCTGTGGCTTCAAAGGTGGCGCCTGCGTTGCCTGTCATCATTGTCGCAATCCTG TCCATGTTGAATGCGCCCGTCAGCAAGGCTACGTCCTCGGCTTTGATATCACACCAGTCAAGGGATCTCGTCGTGACCAATTTAACCTGGTTACCATCAATGGCGAGAGCGGCGTCATGGCAGCCACTGTCTGGTGCAAAGACCACGTTCCGACAAAGAGCGTCATTCACCGCATTCACGACATTGTGAACGATGATGGCCTCAATGCTCTCCAGCTCTATGTGCAGAGCTACAAGCAGGCAGATCTCACGTTGACTGGTACAGTCCGAAAGGCTAATCTCATGGCAAATGCTGCTGCCAAGCTGGGCGGCGTGCCTGTGACATcaggtcctcggcgagcttcaACTACAACCCTACCTACCAACGGTGTTGCTCATAGCgggaacaacaacaacaacaacaacaacaacaacaacaacaccaccaccaacaacagcagcagcagcaacaccaacaacgacGAAACATCAAGTGATCACCAAGCAGGAGAAAAGATCTGCATCACCTGCGGCATCGACGTTAGTCTCAAGTGGTGGCCCATCGAAAACTCTGACGAGCGGGAACTCACCAACGGCCACTACGGCAGCCTCGGATCAGAGGCTCAAAAGTTTGTGGAGCAGAGGAAGTTCCAGTGTCACAAGTGCCGCAAGCTCAAGCGAAAGCCCAATCCCCACCCGCCCAAGGATCCATCGCCAGTAATCGAAGCCGTGAGACTAGTGCCTCCTCCGCTACCGGTCGTTCCGCCGCACCACGCACTGGCGGCGCCTCCTCCGGGTCCTCCGCCCCTGAGAAGCCCGCCAACGACCGGCCCGGAAGCAAGGGCGCGCAGTCTCTCATCATATGCTTGGGTAGCCCCGgccccgcctccgcctccgcctgcCTCGCAGCCCACGGCAGCTCCTCCGCCGGCAGTTCCTACTGCACCACCCGTACAGGCCGCCCCTGCGCCCCCCCCGATTCCGCCACCGGCACCCCATCAGGCCCCCAGTCCTTATGGCCCTCCCCCGGCGCCAAGATATGGAGACTGGCACAGCCGTCCGCCTGCACGGCACGGCTCCCCGCCCCAGAGACCGCCGCCATTCCAGCCGCTGTCGACGCTGCGCCCTCCGCCAATGGCCGTGCCCGCACACACCCCAATGCCTGCAGCCGTTCCCAACGGGCATATGGGGCAGCCTGCACACAACGGAATGCCGCCTTCGTCCCTTGTGCCCGGGCCCGGGTCCATGTCCCACGGGTCTCACGGTACACATGGTACACACGGTCCACACAGTTCCCACGGGTCACACGGTTCTCACGGGTCACACGGTTCGCACGGTTCGCAATACATCCACCCTTACCGGCAGAGCTCCCATGGTCTACCTCTTGGATTGCCCAATGGCGGCCCTCCACAAAGAGGCCCCGATGCATTCGCGCAAGGACTTCTGCCTCAACGAGCGCCATACGGTAGCCCTCCTGCTCATGACGCCGGAGGTCCTCTGAGGACACCCAATATGCGTCCGGCTAACGAgccacctcggccagcgGGGGCGAGCACCAGTCCGTCTCTGCGTAACCTGCTTTCTTAA